One Gemmatimonadota bacterium DNA window includes the following coding sequences:
- a CDS encoding M1 family metallopeptidase, producing the protein MFRSTRRTARRAAPLALLALAGCGTGGAPAASAPTAAVVARPPAAVVEPAPIPAGRAPAPGEYADAPDVRSYDIELALPPAGGAIAARATLDLEAAQGAREVALDLTGLAVTAATVDGRPVQVRQDAGKVHVPLPGAGGGRHRVELAYAGTPDDGLIQQANVHGDPSVFADNWPNRARFWFPSVDHPSDKATIRFEVHAPSAWTVIANGALTGEPAPTAESTLRALGYAGPAAHRTWVWASDVEIPAYTMVVGAAVLAERSVGTAACGNAPASPRPDGCIEVGYLVFPADTARAAPSFRRAARMVDYFTDRFGPFPYEKLMNVQSSTRFGGMENASAIFYSENAIARGANIEGTVSHEIAHQWFGDSATEAEWSHLWLSEGFATYFGDQFFEDADGVEAFRALMEENRRSYIGSPVVGQPILSGSEDLFALLNANNYPKGGWVLHMLRGLIGDEAFFAGIRDYYAAYEGGNALSEDFQRVMEAASGQDLDGFFDQWLRQPGYPIFEVEWTWDPSAGAVRYRIAQVQDPSWPAFRMPIELEARTERGPLRTRVQLDGRVHEGTFSTRSAPHEVVLDPDGWVLKDVRPASR; encoded by the coding sequence ATGTTTCGCTCCACACGCAGGACCGCCCGCCGGGCGGCCCCCCTGGCCCTGCTGGCACTGGCCGGATGCGGGACGGGCGGGGCTCCGGCCGCATCGGCCCCGACGGCCGCGGTCGTCGCCCGGCCCCCTGCGGCGGTGGTCGAGCCCGCCCCCATCCCGGCCGGTCGGGCCCCGGCGCCCGGGGAGTATGCCGACGCCCCCGACGTCCGGTCCTACGACATCGAATTGGCCCTGCCGCCGGCGGGCGGCGCCATCGCGGCCCGGGCCACCCTCGACCTGGAGGCGGCTCAGGGGGCCCGCGAGGTGGCGCTCGACCTCACCGGGCTGGCCGTCACGGCCGCCACGGTGGACGGTCGCCCCGTCCAGGTGCGCCAGGACGCGGGGAAGGTGCACGTGCCGCTCCCGGGCGCGGGAGGGGGGCGACACCGGGTGGAGCTGGCCTACGCCGGGACCCCCGACGACGGGCTGATCCAGCAGGCGAACGTCCACGGCGATCCGTCCGTGTTCGCCGACAACTGGCCGAACCGCGCCCGCTTCTGGTTCCCCTCGGTGGACCACCCGTCCGACAAGGCCACGATCCGCTTCGAGGTCCACGCGCCGTCGGCCTGGACGGTCATCGCCAATGGCGCCCTGACGGGGGAGCCCGCTCCCACGGCCGAATCGACGCTGCGCGCGCTGGGCTATGCCGGGCCCGCCGCCCACCGCACCTGGGTCTGGGCCTCCGACGTGGAGATCCCGGCCTACACGATGGTGGTGGGCGCCGCCGTGCTGGCCGAGCGCTCCGTGGGCACGGCCGCCTGCGGGAACGCCCCGGCGTCCCCCCGACCGGACGGCTGCATCGAGGTGGGCTACCTGGTCTTCCCGGCCGACACGGCCCGGGCCGCCCCTTCGTTCCGCCGGGCCGCCCGCATGGTGGACTATTTCACGGACCGCTTCGGCCCGTTCCCGTACGAGAAGCTGATGAACGTGCAGTCCTCCACCCGCTTCGGCGGCATGGAGAACGCCTCGGCCATCTTCTACTCCGAGAACGCCATCGCCCGCGGCGCCAACATCGAGGGCACCGTCTCGCACGAGATCGCCCACCAGTGGTTCGGGGACAGCGCCACCGAAGCCGAATGGAGCCACCTGTGGCTGTCCGAGGGCTTCGCCACCTACTTCGGCGACCAGTTCTTCGAGGACGCCGACGGTGTGGAGGCCTTCCGCGCGCTGATGGAGGAGAATCGGCGCTCGTACATCGGCTCACCGGTGGTGGGGCAGCCGATCCTGTCGGGATCCGAGGACCTGTTCGCCCTTCTCAACGCCAACAACTATCCGAAGGGCGGGTGGGTCCTGCACATGCTGCGCGGCCTCATCGGGGATGAGGCCTTCTTCGCCGGCATCCGGGACTACTACGCCGCCTACGAAGGGGGCAACGCCCTCTCGGAGGATTTCCAGCGGGTCATGGAGGCGGCCAGCGGGCAGGATCTCGATGGGTTCTTCGACCAGTGGCTGCGCCAGCCCGGCTATCCGATCTTCGAGGTGGAGTGGACGTGGGACCCCTCGGCGGGTGCCGTACGCTACCGGATCGCACAGGTGCAGGACCCGTCGTGGCCCGCCTTCCGGATGCCGATCGAGCTGGAGGCGCGCACGGAGCGCGGCCCGCTGCGCACGCGTGTGCAACTGGACGGACGGGTCCACGAGGGTACCTTCTCGACCCGGAGCGCGCCGCACGAGGTGGTGCTGGACCCCGACGGATGGGTGCTCAAGGACGTCCGTCCGGCATCCCGCTGA
- the metG gene encoding methionine--tRNA ligase, with product MTERFFLTTPIYYASGEPHLGHAYTTLLADALARYHRQAGHAVLFLTGTDEHGQKMQEEAGRRGIAPLQLADDMAERFRAAWQDMDVSFDRFIRTTEPEHVAVVQAVYRRLYEKGDIYAADYQGWYCVHDERYWTEKDLGPDQTCPDCGRPVRQIQEKNWFFRMSAYQERLIRHIEENPDWIVPASRRNEVLGFLRSPLEDLSVSRPKTRLEWGITLPFDEAHVAYVWVDALFNYVTASGRIRPDAADGEQGFGETAHDSWWPCQLHIVGKDILTTHAVYWPTLLMAADLPLPLQILAHGWWVAGGRKMSKSLGNVIDPLQLRSAYGTDAVRWYLLREMPVGQDASFTEERFLMRYEELANVLGNLASRVTSMIERYRGGMVPDAPGRDLDEAVRDARVQVQAAYGSLRVHDALGAAMDLARTANVYVEERQPWAQAKAEDPAPLDETLATLYRSLVWLVALLEPVLPEKMSRLAGHLGLPAVPTLAEAGNDAPAGRTVRKGDPLFPKA from the coding sequence GTGACCGAACGCTTCTTCCTCACGACGCCCATCTACTACGCGTCCGGCGAGCCTCACCTGGGGCATGCCTACACCACGCTGCTCGCCGACGCCCTGGCGCGCTATCACCGGCAGGCGGGGCACGCGGTCCTGTTCCTGACCGGTACAGACGAGCACGGGCAGAAGATGCAGGAGGAAGCGGGGCGCCGCGGGATCGCGCCGCTCCAGCTCGCGGACGACATGGCGGAGCGCTTCCGCGCGGCCTGGCAGGACATGGACGTCTCGTTCGATCGGTTCATCCGCACCACGGAGCCCGAGCACGTCGCGGTGGTGCAGGCCGTCTACCGCCGGCTCTACGAGAAGGGTGACATCTACGCCGCAGACTACCAGGGCTGGTACTGCGTCCACGACGAACGGTACTGGACCGAGAAGGATCTGGGCCCGGATCAGACCTGCCCGGACTGTGGCCGGCCCGTGCGCCAGATCCAGGAGAAGAACTGGTTCTTCCGGATGAGCGCCTACCAGGAGCGTCTGATCCGGCACATCGAGGAGAACCCGGACTGGATCGTTCCCGCCAGCCGGCGCAACGAGGTGTTGGGCTTCCTGCGCAGCCCGCTCGAAGACCTCTCGGTCTCCCGCCCCAAGACACGTCTCGAATGGGGCATCACGCTGCCGTTCGACGAGGCCCATGTGGCCTACGTCTGGGTGGACGCGCTCTTCAACTATGTGACCGCGTCCGGTCGCATCCGCCCCGACGCGGCGGATGGGGAGCAGGGGTTCGGAGAGACGGCCCACGACTCCTGGTGGCCCTGCCAGCTGCACATCGTGGGGAAGGACATCCTCACCACGCATGCCGTGTACTGGCCCACGCTGCTGATGGCGGCCGACCTGCCCCTGCCCCTCCAGATCCTGGCGCACGGCTGGTGGGTGGCCGGGGGACGCAAGATGTCCAAGTCGCTGGGGAACGTGATCGACCCGCTCCAGCTCCGCAGCGCCTACGGCACCGACGCGGTGCGCTGGTACCTGCTGCGCGAGATGCCGGTCGGACAGGATGCGTCGTTCACCGAGGAACGCTTCCTCATGCGGTACGAGGAGCTGGCCAACGTGCTCGGCAACCTGGCCAGCCGCGTGACGTCGATGATCGAACGGTACCGCGGGGGGATGGTGCCCGATGCACCGGGCCGCGATCTGGACGAGGCCGTCCGCGACGCGCGCGTCCAGGTGCAGGCGGCCTACGGATCCCTGCGCGTGCACGACGCCCTCGGGGCGGCCATGGACCTGGCCCGCACGGCGAACGTCTACGTGGAGGAGCGCCAGCCCTGGGCTCAGGCCAAAGCCGAAGACCCGGCACCGCTGGACGAGACCCTGGCCACGCTCTACCGGAGCCTGGTCTGGTTGGTCGCGCTCCTGGAGCCGGTCCTGCCGGAAAAGATGTCCCGCCTTGCCGGCCACCTGGGCCTCCCGGCGGTTCCCACGCTCGCCGAGGCGGGGAACGACGCGCCGGCTGGACGGACCGTGCGGAAGGGAGATCCGCTCTTCCCCAAGGCCTGA
- the ricT gene encoding regulatory iron-sulfur-containing complex subunit RicT, producing MKGFAEVRFKGTRKSYFTFHDLSLQVGADVIVEADRGEDLGVVSAVGSIAERKCSSSGGCSTPVPEKRVLRLARTDERQRAHALRADEDRVRLSTRELVKKHGLKMKVTEAEWQLDRNKLIIYFTAERRVDFRELVRDLARTFRTRIELKQIGVRDEAALLGGVGRCGRELCCSTWLTELKPVSLQLAKDQRLSLNPAQISGCCGRLMCCLMYEHETYVQARRRFPREGRTLRTPTGPERVVSVDIWAETVTLKNAEGVRRTVPLEQLKDEVADRGSNDRSGRSDA from the coding sequence GTGAAAGGATTCGCAGAGGTCCGTTTCAAGGGGACGCGCAAGAGCTATTTCACGTTCCACGACCTGTCCTTGCAGGTCGGGGCCGACGTGATCGTGGAGGCCGACCGGGGCGAGGACCTCGGCGTGGTGTCGGCCGTCGGGTCCATCGCGGAGCGCAAGTGCTCGAGCTCGGGAGGGTGCAGCACGCCGGTTCCCGAGAAGCGCGTGCTACGCCTTGCACGCACCGACGAGCGGCAACGCGCCCACGCGCTGCGCGCCGACGAAGATCGCGTCCGCCTGTCCACCCGCGAGCTGGTCAAGAAGCACGGCCTCAAGATGAAGGTCACGGAGGCGGAGTGGCAGCTCGACCGCAACAAGCTGATCATCTACTTCACCGCCGAGCGTCGGGTGGACTTCCGGGAGCTGGTCCGCGACCTGGCTCGGACGTTCCGCACGCGGATCGAGCTCAAACAGATCGGCGTCCGGGACGAGGCCGCCCTCCTGGGTGGGGTGGGCCGCTGCGGCCGCGAGCTGTGCTGCTCCACGTGGTTGACGGAGCTCAAGCCCGTCAGCCTGCAGTTGGCCAAGGACCAACGGCTGAGCCTCAATCCCGCCCAGATCTCCGGCTGCTGCGGGCGGCTGATGTGCTGCCTGATGTACGAGCACGAGACCTACGTGCAGGCCCGTCGGCGCTTCCCGCGCGAGGGACGCACGCTGCGTACGCCAACCGGACCCGAGCGCGTGGTCTCCGTGGACATCTGGGCCGAGACCGTGACGCTGAAGAACGCGGAGGGCGTGCGACGCACCGTGCCTCTGGAGCAGCTGAAGGACGAGGTGGCCGACCGCGGCTCCAACGACCGCAGCGGACGGAGCGACGCGTGA
- a CDS encoding acetyl-CoA carboxylase carboxyltransferase subunit alpha produces MASSTHLDFEREIAELETQIQKLTDAAEGKGIDVADEIAALREKLHRKRAETYDELTPLERVQVARHPRRPYTLDYVQRMTTDWMELHGDRAFRDDEAIVGGWARLGARSVMLIGHQKGRDMKENLRRNFGMPHPEGYRKALRLMRQAEKFRRPVVTLIDTPGAYPGIGAEERGQAEAIAMNLREMARLRTPIVSCVIGEGGSGGALALGVSDRILMLEHSVYSVISPEGCAAILWRSAEHRERAAEALKLTSQDLLRLGVADEVIPEPAGGAHSDPDLVADTLAEALDRNLCQLERLPEDELLAQRWEKFERMGHWVE; encoded by the coding sequence GTGGCCTCATCGACGCATCTCGACTTCGAGCGGGAGATCGCCGAGCTCGAGACCCAGATCCAGAAGCTGACCGACGCCGCCGAAGGGAAGGGCATCGACGTCGCGGACGAGATCGCCGCCCTGCGGGAGAAGCTGCATCGGAAGCGGGCGGAGACGTACGACGAGCTGACCCCACTCGAACGGGTGCAGGTGGCCCGCCACCCCCGGCGGCCGTACACGCTGGACTACGTGCAGCGCATGACCACGGACTGGATGGAGCTGCACGGCGACCGTGCCTTCCGCGACGACGAGGCCATCGTCGGAGGCTGGGCCCGCCTGGGCGCCCGCTCCGTCATGCTCATCGGGCACCAGAAGGGCCGCGACATGAAGGAGAACCTGCGGCGCAACTTCGGCATGCCCCATCCGGAAGGCTACCGCAAGGCGCTCCGGCTCATGCGCCAGGCCGAGAAGTTCCGCCGGCCCGTCGTGACGCTGATCGACACCCCCGGCGCCTACCCGGGGATCGGTGCGGAGGAACGAGGACAGGCCGAGGCGATCGCCATGAACCTGCGGGAGATGGCGCGCCTGCGCACGCCCATCGTCAGCTGTGTGATCGGCGAGGGCGGCTCGGGCGGCGCGCTGGCGCTCGGCGTGTCCGACCGGATCCTGATGCTCGAGCACTCGGTCTATTCGGTGATCTCGCCCGAAGGCTGCGCCGCCATCCTGTGGCGGAGCGCCGAGCATCGCGAGCGAGCCGCGGAAGCGCTGAAGCTGACCTCCCAGGACCTGTTGCGTCTGGGTGTCGCGGACGAGGTCATCCCGGAGCCGGCCGGCGGAGCGCATTCGGACCCGGATCTCGTGGCGGATACGCTGGCCGAAGCCCTGGATCGGAACCTGTGCCAGCTCGAACGCCTACCGGAGGACGAGCTCCTGGCCCAACGCTGGGAGAAATTCGAGCGAATGGGACACTGGGTCGAGTAG
- a CDS encoding M23 family metallopeptidase, with product MRGKKWTILFVAGEDTSVRQFSLSERKLRWLAGSVGGLLLVLVLLLGLNGVGGAAWVRASHLARTNALLEAELSTIRGQMSTLEGAVGKLSEQDRQYRLLAGLDPIDEEVLEVGVGGPGTSDPRSHALWSVDSVAGKDVFAVSYDLNALERRVRLLGESLAQASDSLQAYHDLLESVPSILPADGMVSSSFSKARLHPIHNEVLPHEGVDLVAPKGTPITAAAQGVVEFAGRMNGYGLVVVIDHGYGYETRYGHASELLVRKGQRVSRGDVIARVGNTGLATASHLHYEVRVSGTPVNPMNYVIQAIP from the coding sequence ATGCGCGGAAAGAAGTGGACAATCCTGTTCGTCGCAGGGGAGGACACCTCTGTCCGCCAGTTCAGTCTATCGGAGCGCAAGCTTCGCTGGCTCGCCGGGAGCGTGGGCGGCCTGTTGCTGGTGCTCGTGCTGTTGCTCGGACTCAACGGAGTGGGCGGCGCGGCCTGGGTGCGCGCCTCGCACCTGGCCCGCACCAACGCGCTGCTGGAGGCGGAGCTCTCCACCATCCGCGGGCAGATGTCCACCCTCGAGGGCGCGGTGGGCAAGCTGTCGGAGCAGGATCGGCAGTACCGTCTCCTCGCCGGCCTCGACCCCATCGACGAAGAAGTGCTCGAGGTGGGTGTCGGAGGTCCGGGCACGAGCGATCCGCGGTCCCACGCGCTATGGTCCGTGGACTCGGTGGCCGGCAAGGACGTCTTCGCGGTCTCCTACGATCTGAATGCGCTGGAGCGGCGCGTACGCCTGCTCGGCGAGAGCCTCGCACAGGCCAGCGACTCCCTGCAGGCGTATCACGACCTGCTCGAGTCGGTGCCGTCCATCCTGCCCGCCGACGGCATGGTGTCGAGCAGCTTCTCCAAGGCGCGGCTCCACCCGATCCACAACGAGGTGCTGCCGCATGAGGGCGTCGACCTCGTCGCCCCCAAGGGCACGCCCATCACCGCCGCGGCGCAGGGTGTCGTCGAGTTCGCCGGGCGCATGAACGGGTATGGGCTCGTGGTCGTGATCGACCACGGCTACGGGTACGAGACGCGCTACGGCCACGCCTCGGAGCTGCTGGTCCGCAAGGGACAGCGCGTCTCGCGCGGAGACGTCATCGCCCGCGTCGGGAACACGGGCCTGGCCACGGCGTCACACTTGCACTACGAGGTGCGGGTCAGCGGGACTCCCGTGAACCCGATGAACTACGTGATCCAGGCCATCCCGTAG